The segment CGCACGATATCAACAATCTGCTGACCCCGATCACGGGCGCGCTCGATCTGCTGAACCGGCGCTACAGTGCCGATGATCCCCGTTCGGCGCGCTTGCTGGACGGTGCGTTGCAATCGGCGGAGCGCGCAAAAATTCTGGTCAGCCGCCTGCTGGGCTTCGCGCGGCGGCAGGCCCTGGAGACTCGCGCGGTCGATATCGCGCAACTCTTCGAGGGGATGCGCGACCTGATCGCCAGTTCGATCGGCCCGGCAATCGAACTACGCATGCTGCCCGTGCATGATCTGCCCGCGGGGATCGCGGATCCCAACCAGCTCGAACTCGCCATCCTGAATCTCTGCGTCAACGCCCGCGACGCGATGGAGGGCGGCGGCGTGCTGACCATCGCCGCGGATCGCGTGGTGCTTGGCCCCGACAGGGCAAGCAAGCTCAACCCCGGCGCCTACATCCGCATTTCGGTGATCGATACCGGTGCCGGGATGGACGAAGTAACCCTCGCCAAGGCGGTCGAGCCCTTCTTCTCGACCAAGGATGTCGGCAAAGGGACCGGTCTCGGCTTGTCTATGGTGCACGGGCTGGCGGCGCAGCTCGGCGGCGCATTCGAGCTGCAGAGCAGCGTCGGCCAGGGCACCCGCGCGGACCTGTATCTGCCTGTGGCCACGGCAGGAACCGCCCTCGCGGCAGCGCGGCTTCCCGCCGCCAGCAAGCCGGTGCGCCCACTCCGGCTGCTCCTGGTCGACGACGAGGAACTGGTCCGCCGGGGCACGGCGGAGATGCTGCGCGAACTGGGCCATGAGGTGCACGAGGCCGCCGGCGGCGCGCAGGCGCTGGCGAAGCTGCGAACGGGCATCCAGATCGATGCCGTGGTATCCGACTATATGATGCCGCGGATGAACGGCACCGAAGTGGCGGAGCGTATCCGCGAGACCCATCCGCATATGCCAATCCTCATCGTCACGGGCTATGCGGGCGGTGACCTGGACCTGCCGCTCCCGCAACTCGCCAAGCCGTTCCGGCAAGTCGATATCGCAATGGCCATCGATCAACTGATCGCAACGCCATAAGCCGGTACATTTGGGTTTACGCATCGTCGTCGCCACGGGGCGCGTTCGTCCCCTGCGACATCTCCGCTGGCACAGCCGCGCCATTGCGAATTAGAGCCGCGCCATGTCCGCCTCTAAGAAGCCCGAGGGCACCTCCTAGTGACGGAAAGCGCGCGCTACTGCCAAGCTGTATTGCGCGAGCAAGAGGCAGGTTCTGACGAAAGCTGCTGTTAGACACCTGACGCGGAAACGGCAGAAATGTCCCACGAACGGCGGGCAGTAGTCGGCCAACTTTAGCCTTTCTCGTCAACGGCCTGGAATGACCGTTCAGGCCAAAAGCGGCCATAGAACGCTCCAATCGCCCCATCGACCGCCGCGTCGTTAAGCGGACGCACAGGATCACGCCAGTAGAGGGAAGCGCTATACACCGTTTCGCGGCGTCACGATTAGCAGCGAGATGCCTTGCCGCGGCAGACGAAAGCGGAGCGTCGAGCCCGGTAGCGGAATGGGCGCTGGGTCGATCGTCGCCAGTGCGGCGGCCTTGAGCAGCGTGGCGCGCTGGGTGTCGCTGGGCGCGATCGGTGATCCCATCGCGCGCCAAGCCGCGAAGGCATTCGAATGTGTTCCGTCGATACGATAGTGCATCAGCCGCGCCCCCTTGGCGAGCGCCTGGGGCAGGCCGCGAAGCTGCAGCGTCACCGCCGCATCGGGACCGGGCACGTCGTCGTCATGATAGTGCCAGACGAGGATCGACAGCGTGTCGCCATCGATGCTGGCCATGCTGCCGATATCGGGATCGCCGCGAACCCCATCCTGGAGCACCGTATCGAGCGGCGCCTGATGGTCCGAGGCAGCGTGGACATAGCGGCCGCGCATCTTGGCCAGCAGCTTGAACAGGTTCATCACCGGCAGGTTGATGCCGGCCGAAGTGAGCTGGCGGAACCCGGCGAAGGGCGGCTGGTCCTCGAACTCGAACGCCCAGGACAGCGCGCCCTCCAGCGTCAGCCCCCGCCGCGCGGCGAGCGCCTGGAGGCGGGGGAGCGCGGCGGCGGTGTAGCTCGAATACATAGTGCCATTGCGATAGGCGTTGGCCGGGCCTTGGCAGGCGGCGCAACCTTCGGGATCGGATTCGCCGATGACGATCGGCTTAGTCCGGCCCAGCGGATCGGCAGCGATCGCGGCGAATTCGTGATCGGCGGCGCGCAGATGGGTGCTGAGCCCCATCCGCACATGGCTATTCTGCCCGTCCGCGACGACGACCGGCTGGCCCTTGGCATGGAAGGACAGGAAGTCGGTGGGCGTGCCGGTCGCCTTTACATGGGCGAGGAAGGCGGCGAGGAAGTCGTCACCGGCACCCGCGCTGTCCGGCCCGCCGACGCGCGCCTCGGGCAGCGCCCGCCGCACGCCGCGGATCGCGCTATCGTGCAGGCGGAAGAATTCTTCGCGGGTGCCGCCCCAATAATATTGCGGCAGGTTCGCCTCGTTCCACGTCTCGAAATACCAGCTGGCGACCTCGGCGCGGCCGTAGCGTTCGATGCAGTGGCGGACCCAGTGGAAGACCAGCTCTTCCCACTTGGCGTAATCGCGCGGCGGATAGGCCCAGCCGGTGCGCAAGCTTCCGCTGCCGGGGCGCCAGTCGTGCTGATAGGGCTGCGGCCGGGTGGACATCGCCTCGGGCATGAAGCCGAGCTCGACATAGGGCTTCACCCGTCGCGCCCGATAGGTGTCGAAGATGCGGTCGACGATCGTCCAGTCGTAGATCGCGCGGCCCCGCGCGTCCTCGCGGTAGATGCCGGTCGAGCCCCATTTGAGCGCGGGCGTGCCGTCGCCCGAGGTGAACAGATTGTGGGTGCGGAAATAGACCCGATCGGGGGCCAGCGCGCCGAGCGTGGCGAGCGTCGTCCGGCCGTCCTTCATCGTCGCGTAATTGGGCTCATCGGCGCCGAAGAAGCGCCAGACCGGCCGAACAGGTCCTTCGTCCCGCGCCGCGTCAACCGCGATGGCCACGGGGATCGGATCGGGATCGGCGGCGGCGAGGCCCGGCGAAAGGGCCGATGCAGCGGCGATCGCCAGGAGCAGCGCCTTCACTTGGACTGCTCCAGCGGTACGATCTTGCCGCCCTTCATCACGAAGCGCACCGCCCGCACCGCCTGGATGTCGCGGGTGGGATCGCCGGCGACCGCGACAAGATCGGCGAACAGACCGGGCTTCACGCTGCCGAGCCGCGCGGCCTCCCCGGACCAGCGGGCGTTGCCCGAGGTCGCGGCCAGCAGCACGTCTGCCGGGCGCATGCCGGCAGCGGCGAGCAGCACCAGCTCGCGGGCATTGTCGCCGTGCGCGTAGACGCCGACATCGCCCCCCATGCAGATCGGCACCCCGGCGCGGAGCGCACGTTGGAAGCTCTCGCGATTGGCACGGACGGCAGCGGGTGCGGGCTCCGCGCCGTTCCAGCCGCGATAGCGCGAGGTCGCATCGGAGGCCGCGAGCGTCGGGCAGAGCGCGATCTTCTTCGCGGCCATTGCGGCAAAGAGTGCGGGTGTGCCGCCATAGCCATGCTCGATCGTATCGACTCCCGCCTCGATCGCGCGGCGCATGCCTTCGGCCGTGGCGGCGTGGACCGCCACCGGGCGCCCGGCGTCATGCGCGGCGGCGACAGCGGCCTTGATTTCCTCGAGGCTCAGCGTGGGGCGGCTCTCCTCGCCGGCACGCCAGCGATAATCGGCATAGAGCTTGATCCAGTCCGCGCCCGCCGCGATCTGGCGGCGCACCGCGGCGACCATCTGGTCGGGGCCGGAGACTTCCTCGGCACCCTGCGGCACCTCCACGCCGGGCTCGAACCCCTTCGGGCCATAGGCGCCGAGCGCGACGATCGCCCGCGTCGCCACCTGCAGCCGCGGCCCCTCGACGATCCCCTGGTCGATCGCCGCCTTCAGCCCGACATCGGCATAGCCGGCTCCCTCGGTGCCGAGATCGCGCAGGCTGGTGAAACCCGCGTGCAGCGTCGCGCGCGCCTGCGCCACCGCGCGCGCCGTGCGAAGCGCTAGCGGCTCGTGCAGCACCTGATCGTCCCAGCTAGCCTCGTTATAGGGGTGGAGGAAGAGATGGGCATGGCCCTCGATCATGCCGGGCATCAGCGTGTCGCCGTCGAGCGCGATCACCGTGGCACCGGACGGGACGGCAAGATCCGGGCCGACCGCCACGATGCGCTCGCCGCGCACCAGCACCTGCCAGCCGGGATGCGCCTGGTCATCGGCCGCGTCGAACACCGCCATCGGCTTGAGCAGGAAGGCAGGCGCTTCGGCCTGTTGCGCGCCCGCCGCGCCGCCCAGCGCCAAGGCTGCAAGAACCGCGAACCAGTGCTTGGCCATCCGCTCCCCCCATTCTAGTCTGCGGTCATGGATACGCTGATCCGGCGCGCACGCAATCCGTTGCTTCTATTGGCTTTGCTCGGCACCACCGCCGCTGCGCCCGATCCCGAGCGGGCGCGCTGGCAGGCGCAGGCAGAGCGGGTGACGATCACCCGCGACGACTGGGGCATCCCTCACATCCATGGGCGAAGCGACGCCGATGCGGTGTTCGGCATGAGCTATGCGCAGGCCGAGGATGATTTTGCACGGATAGAAGCGAATTATCTGACCGCGCTCGGTCGCACTGCCGAAGCCGATGGCGAGGAGGCCCTGTGGGGCGATCTGCGCCAGCGGCTGTTCGTGGATCCGGCAGCGCTGCGGCAGGACTATGCCCGCAGCCCCGCCTGGTTGCGCGCGCTGATGCAGGCCTGGGCAGATGGCCTGAATTTTTATCTCGCAACCCATGCGCAGGTGAAGCCGAAGGTGCTGACGCGGTTCGAGCCGTGGATGGCGCTGAGCTTCACCGAAGGCAGCATCGGCGGCGACATTGAGCGGATCTCGCTCAGCGACCTCAAGAGCTTCTACGGCAGCCCGACGCCCCCGACGCCCGAGGAACGGGGTGCAGCACAGCGGGAGCCTTCGGGCTCGAACGGCATCGCCATCGCGCCGAAGCTGACGGCGGACGGGCGCGCACTGCTGCTGATCAACCCGCATACCAGCTTCTATTTTCGCTCCGAAGCCCAGGTGACCAGCGACGCTGGACTGAACGCCTATGGGGCGAGCACCTGGGGGCAATTCTTCGTCTATCAGGGCTTCAATGCCCAGGCGGGCTGGATGCACACCTCCGCGACGGTCGACAATGTCGATGCGTTTGCCGAGCGGATCCTGCGCAAGGGGGTTGGCTGGACCTATCGCTATGGCGACGAGACACGGGCGGTGCAGGCGCGGGTGGCGACGCTGCACTATCGCAGGCCCGACGGATCGCTGGGAGAACGCCGCTTCACCACCTGGCGGACACATCACGGCCCGATCGTGGCGGCGAAGGACGGCCGCTGGATCGCCATGGCGCTGATGTGGCGCCCAATCCCTGCGCTCGAGCAGAGCTTCCTGCGCACCAAAGCCACCGATCTCGCAAGCTATCTCAAGGTTGCCGCGCGCAAGGCAAATTCGTCCAACGACACGCTGTTCGCCGATGCCAAGGGCGAGATCGCCTTCCTGATGCCGCAGTTCATGCCGGTGCGCGACGATCGGTTCGACTATACCAGGCCC is part of the Sphingomonas sp. genome and harbors:
- a CDS encoding response regulator, translated to MKHSTFSERALVLAPRGRDATIAAAMLSEGGIEATACASLLALITELDAGAAFVLVTEEAITSADLNPLADWLSHQEEWSDLPFVLLTTRGGGLERNPAAVRYLEVLGNVTFLERPFHPTTLISLARSALRARKRQYEARSRLTELREGEARYRTLFDTMDEGFAVIEFLDGPEGALSDYVHVQANPAYERHTGIANVIGQKVREMVPDEAEGWVALYRQVLVSGEPIRFERELVATRRQLELSAFRIEPSSRKAVAVIFQDVTARKRAEQELRELNEGLEARVTATVAERETVIAQLHEAQKLETIGQLTGGVAHDINNLLTPITGALDLLNRRYSADDPRSARLLDGALQSAERAKILVSRLLGFARRQALETRAVDIAQLFEGMRDLIASSIGPAIELRMLPVHDLPAGIADPNQLELAILNLCVNARDAMEGGGVLTIAADRVVLGPDRASKLNPGAYIRISVIDTGAGMDEVTLAKAVEPFFSTKDVGKGTGLGLSMVHGLAAQLGGAFELQSSVGQGTRADLYLPVATAGTALAAARLPAASKPVRPLRLLLVDDEELVRRGTAEMLRELGHEVHEAAGGAQALAKLRTGIQIDAVVSDYMMPRMNGTEVAERIRETHPHMPILIVTGYAGGDLDLPLPQLAKPFRQVDIAMAIDQLIATP
- a CDS encoding GH39 family glycosyl hydrolase; translation: MKALLLAIAAASALSPGLAAADPDPIPVAIAVDAARDEGPVRPVWRFFGADEPNYATMKDGRTTLATLGALAPDRVYFRTHNLFTSGDGTPALKWGSTGIYREDARGRAIYDWTIVDRIFDTYRARRVKPYVELGFMPEAMSTRPQPYQHDWRPGSGSLRTGWAYPPRDYAKWEELVFHWVRHCIERYGRAEVASWYFETWNEANLPQYYWGGTREEFFRLHDSAIRGVRRALPEARVGGPDSAGAGDDFLAAFLAHVKATGTPTDFLSFHAKGQPVVVADGQNSHVRMGLSTHLRAADHEFAAIAADPLGRTKPIVIGESDPEGCAACQGPANAYRNGTMYSSYTAAALPRLQALAARRGLTLEGALSWAFEFEDQPPFAGFRQLTSAGINLPVMNLFKLLAKMRGRYVHAASDHQAPLDTVLQDGVRGDPDIGSMASIDGDTLSILVWHYHDDDVPGPDAAVTLQLRGLPQALAKGARLMHYRIDGTHSNAFAAWRAMGSPIAPSDTQRATLLKAAALATIDPAPIPLPGSTLRFRLPRQGISLLIVTPRNGV
- a CDS encoding amidohydrolase family protein, which encodes MAKHWFAVLAALALGGAAGAQQAEAPAFLLKPMAVFDAADDQAHPGWQVLVRGERIVAVGPDLAVPSGATVIALDGDTLMPGMIEGHAHLFLHPYNEASWDDQVLHEPLALRTARAVAQARATLHAGFTSLRDLGTEGAGYADVGLKAAIDQGIVEGPRLQVATRAIVALGAYGPKGFEPGVEVPQGAEEVSGPDQMVAAVRRQIAAGADWIKLYADYRWRAGEESRPTLSLEEIKAAVAAAHDAGRPVAVHAATAEGMRRAIEAGVDTIEHGYGGTPALFAAMAAKKIALCPTLAASDATSRYRGWNGAEPAPAAVRANRESFQRALRAGVPICMGGDVGVYAHGDNARELVLLAAAGMRPADVLLAATSGNARWSGEAARLGSVKPGLFADLVAVAGDPTRDIQAVRAVRFVMKGGKIVPLEQSK
- a CDS encoding penicillin acylase family protein — protein: MDTLIRRARNPLLLLALLGTTAAAPDPERARWQAQAERVTITRDDWGIPHIHGRSDADAVFGMSYAQAEDDFARIEANYLTALGRTAEADGEEALWGDLRQRLFVDPAALRQDYARSPAWLRALMQAWADGLNFYLATHAQVKPKVLTRFEPWMALSFTEGSIGGDIERISLSDLKSFYGSPTPPTPEERGAAQREPSGSNGIAIAPKLTADGRALLLINPHTSFYFRSEAQVTSDAGLNAYGASTWGQFFVYQGFNAQAGWMHTSATVDNVDAFAERILRKGVGWTYRYGDETRAVQARVATLHYRRPDGSLGERRFTTWRTHHGPIVAAKDGRWIAMALMWRPIPALEQSFLRTKATDLASYLKVAARKANSSNDTLFADAKGEIAFLMPQFMPVRDDRFDYTRPVDGSDPATDWKGLHSLASLPSVLNPNTGWAHNTNDWPWHAAGPDSPKAKDYPRYMDQVGGNARGVHADLLLTGTSGWSAEKLRAAAFDPYLPAFARLVPDLVEAWRALPAADPRRGALAAPIATLADWDYRWRGDSVATSLAIFWGDQLWREFGSFAQAARRNVPDYIAAEVDAPTRLAALSAAVDRLARDFGNWRTPWRQINRFQRLDDALRPHFDDARPSKPVPFTSAQWGSLASFGAKTWPGTKRYYGTSGNSFVAVVSFGRRVEASAVMAGGQSGDPSSPHFADQIDRYASGALRKVYFYPDELTGHVERRYQPGDPAALGR